A portion of the Halopelagius inordinatus genome contains these proteins:
- a CDS encoding ATP-binding protein has protein sequence MDLASRLSSVFPPDEIPTLISRAGILLFAAFVVEWVVFYGLRVEPLLTGNFLLNLLLTAVFSGGIVYGGSRIARTGLSPKRYPRIATWFVGGIAVFLGVNAPMMVVWYPGTLQSVVGWARTSAAMGGVGGLVFGIVEARAIQRELTAERAAIRADEAEAQRRWFDYLNSLLRHEVLNTANVITGYASVHLDDDDIDEELRRNLERIHRQGQEMTEVIRDIQVLMRASQGDADREAVNLTETLTTVLENPRSDRENVEITASMPDDVYVMAGELLPRVFVNLFANAVQHNESETPRVDVTVDVGDTTATVSIADNGPGVPDDVRDTLFERTDGSCGSHGLGLYLVRTLVERYDGIVRLSDTGPDGSVFTVELPLANDAAGSARSRSPDPASPLGA, from the coding sequence ATGGATCTGGCGTCTCGGCTGTCGTCCGTCTTTCCCCCCGACGAGATACCGACGTTGATATCGAGAGCCGGTATCCTTCTGTTTGCCGCGTTCGTCGTCGAATGGGTGGTGTTCTACGGTCTCCGCGTGGAACCGCTCTTGACGGGCAACTTCCTCCTCAATCTCCTCTTGACCGCCGTCTTCTCGGGCGGCATCGTTTACGGTGGCTCCCGCATCGCGAGGACTGGTCTCTCTCCGAAACGTTACCCGCGCATCGCGACGTGGTTCGTCGGCGGAATCGCGGTTTTCCTCGGAGTCAACGCGCCGATGATGGTCGTCTGGTATCCAGGAACCCTCCAGAGCGTCGTCGGGTGGGCCAGAACGTCGGCCGCGATGGGGGGAGTGGGTGGTCTCGTCTTCGGAATCGTCGAGGCGCGCGCCATCCAACGCGAACTCACCGCGGAACGAGCGGCCATCCGCGCCGACGAGGCCGAAGCGCAGCGCCGATGGTTCGATTACCTGAACAGCCTCCTTCGGCACGAAGTCCTGAACACCGCAAACGTCATCACGGGATACGCGTCCGTCCATCTCGACGACGACGACATCGACGAGGAACTCCGGCGCAATCTCGAACGGATCCACCGACAGGGTCAAGAGATGACCGAGGTCATTCGCGACATTCAAGTGCTGATGCGGGCCAGCCAAGGAGACGCCGACCGGGAAGCGGTGAACCTGACCGAGACGCTCACGACCGTACTGGAGAACCCCCGAAGCGACAGAGAGAACGTCGAGATTACCGCGTCGATGCCCGACGACGTGTACGTGATGGCCGGCGAGCTTCTTCCCCGCGTGTTCGTGAACCTCTTTGCTAACGCCGTTCAGCACAACGAAAGCGAGACGCCTCGGGTGGACGTAACCGTCGACGTGGGTGACACGACGGCGACGGTGTCCATCGCGGACAACGGTCCCGGAGTTCCGGACGACGTCCGCGATACGCTGTTCGAACGGACAGACGGCAGTTGCGGAAGCCACGGACTCGGCCTCTATCTCGTCCGAACGTTGGTCGAACGGTACGACGGGATAGTTCGGTTATCGGATACCGGGCCCGACGGGAGCGTGTTCACCGTCGAACTTCCGCTGGCGAACGACGCTGCGGGGTCGGCGCGTTCGCGTTCGCCTGACCCTGCATCCCCTCTCGGCGCATAG
- a CDS encoding SRPBCC family protein, with amino-acid sequence MPSFEHTVEIAAPIERVFAFDSNPENWSRTMASLRDLEIVEETDDGARMRATYKLLGISLDVELALSVVEPNEHMTVAMEGSGMKGEVHNYFAETASGTRITHQADYEFGDSLRDRLLEPVASRYNNRQFKNHLQNTKDIIEAEIAAETARPA; translated from the coding sequence ATGCCCAGCTTCGAGCACACCGTCGAGATCGCAGCGCCCATCGAACGCGTCTTCGCGTTCGATTCCAACCCCGAGAACTGGTCCCGAACGATGGCCAGCCTCCGAGACCTCGAAATCGTCGAAGAGACCGACGATGGGGCGCGCATGCGCGCCACGTACAAACTGCTCGGCATCTCGCTAGATGTCGAACTGGCGTTGAGCGTCGTCGAACCGAACGAACACATGACGGTCGCGATGGAGGGGTCCGGCATGAAGGGCGAAGTACACAACTACTTCGCGGAGACCGCCTCCGGGACCCGGATCACGCATCAGGCCGACTACGAGTTCGGGGATTCGCTCCGCGACCGCCTGCTCGAACCTGTGGCCAGTCGCTACAACAACCGACAGTTCAAGAACCACCTCCAGAACACCAAGGACATCATCGAAGCGGAGATAGCCGCTGAGACGGCGCGCCCGGCCTAA
- a CDS encoding ribbon-helix-helix domain-containing protein: MSEAATGNDGDDEIVTVNFKVTQSFLDEIDDTWQGRGFNSRSEFIRYTLRDATEFSVFDRDELVALLQAEEGIREGRTTSADEARERT, encoded by the coding sequence ATGTCCGAAGCGGCCACGGGAAACGACGGCGACGACGAAATCGTCACGGTGAACTTCAAAGTCACGCAGTCGTTCCTCGACGAGATAGACGACACGTGGCAGGGACGCGGCTTCAACAGCCGGAGCGAGTTCATTCGGTACACGCTTCGGGACGCGACCGAGTTCTCGGTGTTCGACCGCGACGAACTCGTGGCACTCCTCCAAGCGGAAGAAGGCATCCGCGAGGGGCGCACCACGAGCGCCGACGAGGCCCGCGAGCGAACATAG